From Leifsonia sp. fls2-241-R2A-40a, one genomic window encodes:
- a CDS encoding glycoside hydrolase family 15 protein, with amino-acid sequence MSAPRIEDYAMIGDLHTAAMVSVTGSIDWLCLPRFDSAACFAALLDTEAAGRWRIAPAGSGRCTRRRYRGDTLVLETEWETADGVVRIIDFMPVRDRAADLVRIVESVSGTVAMQFELILRFDYGHVVPWVTKTDRGVRAVAGPDAVLISSDVPLGGRDFRTVADFTVNPGDRVAFALTWYPSHEEEPEPTDPETALASTELFWTRWSSQSNAYGAHRDAIQRSLITLKALTYLPTGGIVAAPTTSLPEQPGGPRNWDYRFCWLRDATLALQSLLTAGYTDEASSWRNWLVRAVAGDPADLRIMYGLDGRRRLPEQALDWLAGFDHSTPVRVGNAAAEQLQLDVWGEVLDGLSLTRTTIGAGEDAWDVQRALVSHLAEHWQEPDNGLWEMRGPRRHFTHSKVMAWVAVDRMIDGAHQFNLPGPVRQWERLRAKIRRDILENGYDPKRNTFVQAYGSNDLDASLLLIPRVGFLPPDDPRVVGTIEAIEKDLTDDGLVLRYRPQASDDGLPGGEGVFLACSFWLVDALIGAGRRDDAEALFQRLLDLRNDVGLLSEEWDPHTARQLGNMPQAYSHFALVRSAFHLLSGTTTTTQDRIPIGKE; translated from the coding sequence GTGAGCGCACCGCGGATCGAGGACTATGCGATGATCGGCGACCTGCACACGGCGGCGATGGTGTCGGTCACCGGGTCGATCGATTGGCTGTGCCTGCCCCGGTTCGACTCCGCCGCCTGCTTCGCCGCCCTCCTTGACACCGAGGCGGCCGGACGGTGGCGGATCGCACCCGCCGGTAGCGGTCGTTGCACGCGTCGCCGCTACCGCGGCGACACCCTGGTCCTGGAGACTGAGTGGGAGACCGCCGACGGGGTCGTGCGCATCATCGATTTCATGCCGGTGCGTGACCGGGCGGCCGACCTCGTACGGATCGTCGAGAGCGTTTCCGGGACGGTGGCGATGCAGTTCGAGCTGATACTGCGCTTCGACTACGGGCATGTCGTTCCCTGGGTGACGAAAACGGACCGCGGGGTTCGAGCGGTCGCCGGGCCGGACGCGGTGCTGATCTCCTCAGACGTGCCCCTGGGCGGCCGCGACTTCCGCACCGTCGCCGACTTCACCGTCAACCCGGGCGACCGCGTCGCATTCGCGCTCACCTGGTACCCCAGCCACGAGGAGGAACCAGAGCCAACCGATCCGGAGACGGCGTTGGCCTCGACGGAATTGTTCTGGACCCGTTGGAGCAGTCAGAGCAACGCGTACGGCGCGCATCGCGATGCCATCCAACGCTCACTGATCACCCTCAAGGCGCTGACCTACCTCCCGACCGGCGGCATCGTGGCCGCGCCGACCACCTCCCTGCCGGAGCAGCCCGGCGGGCCACGCAACTGGGACTACCGTTTCTGCTGGCTGCGCGATGCGACCCTCGCCCTGCAGTCGCTTCTGACCGCCGGCTACACCGACGAGGCCAGTTCGTGGCGCAACTGGTTGGTCCGCGCGGTCGCCGGTGACCCCGCAGACCTGCGCATCATGTACGGACTCGACGGCCGGCGCCGCCTCCCAGAACAGGCACTGGACTGGCTGGCCGGGTTCGATCATTCCACGCCCGTCCGTGTCGGAAACGCCGCCGCGGAACAGCTGCAACTCGATGTCTGGGGTGAAGTTCTTGACGGCCTCTCTCTCACCCGCACCACCATCGGCGCAGGCGAGGACGCGTGGGACGTACAGCGCGCCCTCGTCAGCCATCTGGCTGAGCACTGGCAAGAGCCGGACAACGGGCTGTGGGAGATGCGCGGCCCACGCCGCCATTTCACCCATTCGAAAGTCATGGCATGGGTCGCCGTCGACCGCATGATCGACGGCGCCCACCAGTTCAACCTTCCCGGCCCGGTACGCCAGTGGGAGCGGCTGCGGGCGAAAATCCGCCGCGACATCCTGGAAAACGGCTACGACCCGAAGCGGAACACGTTCGTGCAGGCATACGGGTCGAACGATCTGGATGCCTCCCTGCTGCTGATCCCCCGGGTCGGGTTCCTCCCGCCCGACGATCCACGAGTCGTCGGCACAATCGAAGCCATAGAGAAAGACCTCACCGACGACGGGCTGGTGCTGCGCTACCGCCCCCAAGCCAGCGACGACGGCCTCCCGGGCGGGGAGGGGGTGTTCCTCGCCTGCTCGTTCTGGCTGGTGGACGCGCTCATCGGCGCCGGCCGAAGAGACGACGCCGAAGCCTTGTTCCAGCGACTTCTGGATTTACGCAACGACGTCGGCCTGCTCAGCGAGGAATGGGACCCGCACACTGCCCGGCAGCTGGGAAACATGCCCCAGGCGTACAGCCACTTCGCGCTCGTGCGCAGCGCCTTCCACCTGCTCTCCGGCACCACGACCACCACCCAAGACCGCATCCCGATCGGCAAGGAGTGA
- a CDS encoding glucose 1-dehydrogenase — translation MDLSGKSVVVTGGNSGIGAAIVRCVAAAGAAVVIDYVARPEDTADLVAEITAAGGRAVGVEADASSPADIDKLIQTAVDEFGHLDAFVNNAGIEKRHSLLEVTEDAFEEVMAVDLKSAVFGTQRAAKRFIEQGSGGIVVNVSSVHEDWPMPGNLSYCVAKGGMRMLTRTAGVELGPHGVRVVNVAPGAVNTPINSATMKDDSLRQKLENSIPLRTVADPAQIGDVVAFVISDGGSYLTATTVFVDGGIMHGSVGL, via the coding sequence GTGGACTTGAGTGGCAAGAGCGTTGTCGTGACCGGCGGCAACAGCGGGATCGGCGCAGCGATCGTGCGGTGCGTGGCAGCGGCCGGGGCCGCCGTGGTCATCGATTACGTGGCCCGGCCGGAGGACACGGCGGACTTAGTCGCGGAAATCACTGCCGCCGGCGGTCGCGCCGTCGGTGTCGAGGCCGACGCGAGCTCGCCGGCCGATATCGACAAGCTCATCCAGACCGCCGTCGACGAATTCGGGCACCTGGACGCCTTCGTTAACAACGCGGGCATCGAAAAACGGCACAGCCTTCTGGAGGTCACCGAGGATGCCTTCGAGGAGGTGATGGCCGTCGATCTCAAGAGCGCGGTCTTCGGCACCCAGCGGGCAGCGAAACGGTTCATCGAGCAAGGATCCGGGGGCATCGTCGTGAATGTGTCGTCGGTGCACGAGGACTGGCCGATGCCCGGCAACCTCAGCTACTGCGTGGCGAAAGGCGGGATGCGGATGCTTACCCGCACCGCCGGAGTGGAGCTGGGCCCGCACGGCGTGCGTGTGGTCAACGTGGCGCCCGGCGCGGTGAACACGCCGATCAACAGCGCCACCATGAAGGACGACTCGCTCCGCCAGAAGCTCGAGAACAGCATTCCCCTACGGACGGTGGCAGATCCCGCGCAGATCGGTGACGTCGTTGCCTTCGTGATTTCCGACGGCGGCTCGTACCTGACCGCCACCACCGTTTTCGTGGATGGCGGCATCATGCACGGAAGTGTGGGCCTGTGA
- a CDS encoding flavin reductase family protein translates to MMIVTQRLRLRNGSDVGHEAYAYGSTMNASDPLGAPGRGHARVHQAVSPPNLYAGTPVLLLASSNGDGTANLAPASSYWALGRMLALGLETDGQTLANILDRPQLTVNFPSPALWSAVERIADLTGRSEVPEGKLGRYAYCADKFAAAGLTPQTSDLVDPPRVRECSLQIEAEVRRVTPGVSGDYAIAEAEVVRVHADRSIIREGDRIDPLAWRPMIYSFRTYFQLGEPVGARGAALPEPAEEGKKVGGAVESEGGDPACWLALICPDCGAVGEAPGACRCCEAAS, encoded by the coding sequence ATGATGATTGTCACGCAACGTTTGCGATTGCGCAATGGAAGTGATGTGGGACATGAAGCGTACGCGTATGGATCGACGATGAACGCTTCTGATCCGCTCGGCGCACCGGGCCGAGGTCACGCTCGGGTGCATCAGGCGGTGAGCCCACCCAATCTCTACGCGGGCACTCCCGTGCTGCTGCTGGCCTCGAGTAACGGCGACGGCACCGCCAACCTTGCCCCCGCTTCCTCGTACTGGGCGCTCGGACGGATGCTCGCTCTCGGCCTGGAGACCGACGGTCAGACTCTCGCCAACATTCTCGATCGTCCGCAGCTGACGGTGAACTTCCCGTCGCCGGCGCTATGGTCTGCGGTCGAGCGGATCGCTGACCTGACGGGGAGGTCGGAGGTGCCGGAGGGGAAGCTCGGGCGGTACGCATACTGTGCCGACAAGTTTGCGGCGGCCGGCCTGACGCCGCAAACTTCCGACCTAGTCGACCCGCCGCGGGTGCGTGAATGCTCGCTGCAGATTGAGGCGGAAGTGCGGCGGGTGACGCCAGGGGTGAGCGGTGACTATGCGATTGCCGAGGCGGAGGTTGTCCGGGTGCACGCCGACAGGAGCATCATTCGTGAGGGTGACCGAATCGACCCGCTGGCATGGCGGCCGATGATTTACAGCTTCCGGACCTACTTCCAGCTCGGCGAACCGGTCGGCGCACGCGGCGCCGCCCTTCCCGAGCCCGCTGAAGAGGGCAAGAAAGTGGGCGGCGCGGTTGAGTCGGAGGGCGGCGACCCGGCCTGCTGGCTTGCCCTGATCTGCCCAGATTGTGGTGCGGTGGGGGAGGCGCCCGGCGCATGCCGCTGCTGTGAAGCGGCTAGCTAA
- a CDS encoding MarR family transcriptional regulator, with the protein MNAQNVEKQDVNAALIAADVMMGVAARSVAEVEDIVTSPQLRVLVTIATRGPQNLGEIAAELGVHASNATRTSEKLVHAGLIARAEDPADRRFVRLTLTPQGAALVDQVIGHRRAALAEVLAAMEPEDRARATDGFRAFARAAGGRHGDDGRFTLVRPVLSGDA; encoded by the coding sequence GTGAATGCCCAGAATGTGGAAAAGCAGGATGTGAACGCCGCGCTCATCGCGGCGGACGTGATGATGGGCGTCGCAGCGCGATCGGTGGCGGAGGTGGAGGATATCGTCACGTCGCCACAACTGCGGGTGCTGGTGACGATCGCGACCCGGGGTCCACAGAACCTCGGCGAGATCGCCGCCGAGCTGGGCGTTCACGCTTCCAACGCCACACGCACCAGCGAGAAGCTGGTGCACGCCGGTTTGATCGCACGGGCGGAGGATCCGGCCGACCGGCGGTTCGTTCGGCTGACACTGACTCCTCAGGGCGCCGCGCTTGTCGACCAGGTGATCGGGCACCGTCGCGCGGCGCTGGCTGAGGTCTTGGCAGCGATGGAACCTGAGGATCGGGCGCGCGCCACCGACGGCTTTCGTGCCTTCGCCCGTGCCGCCGGGGGGCGACACGGCGACGACGGACGCTTTACCCTGGTGCGTCCCGTCCTCAGCGGCGATGCGTAG
- a CDS encoding sodium:calcium antiporter, with the protein MTGWPIWLLVLIFVVAAAVVWVAGIQLSRTTDVLDSRLHIGSALGGLIVLAVATNLPEIAITVSAALSGDLSVALGNILGGIALQTVVLVILDAWGKRGKNVPPLTYRAASLVLVLEAVVVVAVLAIVMAGSQLPALVFLRLSPDVVLIAVVWVIGLLLVKRAGSSLPWERKGNAPDASPHVAGHRRSKPESPHQQWSTGRVWLVFGISALATLAAGVMLEASGDAASKQIGLSGVLFGATVLALATSLPEISTGLQAVKQGDDNLAMSDIFGGNAFLPVLFLVATLISGRAVLPHANASDVYLTALAALLTLIYCVGLVFRPTTRVLGMGVDSATVLVTYLLGVAGLFAVTGA; encoded by the coding sequence ATGACCGGATGGCCGATCTGGCTGCTAGTGCTGATCTTCGTGGTGGCGGCTGCGGTGGTTTGGGTTGCTGGCATCCAACTTTCCCGGACCACCGACGTGCTGGACTCTCGCCTGCACATCGGCAGTGCACTCGGCGGCCTCATCGTCCTAGCCGTCGCCACCAACCTGCCCGAAATAGCGATCACAGTCAGCGCCGCACTTTCCGGTGACCTCTCCGTAGCTCTCGGCAATATCCTCGGCGGGATCGCATTGCAAACAGTTGTCCTCGTGATCCTCGACGCGTGGGGAAAGCGCGGTAAGAACGTCCCCCCGCTCACCTATCGGGCGGCATCCCTGGTGCTGGTATTGGAAGCGGTGGTCGTCGTCGCGGTCCTCGCCATCGTGATGGCAGGCAGCCAACTCCCCGCCTTGGTGTTCCTGCGCCTCTCACCGGACGTCGTTCTGATCGCCGTCGTCTGGGTGATCGGACTTCTACTGGTCAAGCGTGCCGGGTCGTCCCTGCCGTGGGAACGAAAGGGAAACGCGCCGGACGCGTCGCCTCATGTCGCGGGGCATCGGCGTAGCAAACCGGAATCTCCCCACCAGCAATGGAGCACCGGGCGGGTCTGGCTGGTCTTCGGCATCTCCGCCCTCGCCACCCTTGCCGCCGGCGTCATGCTCGAAGCCAGCGGAGACGCCGCCTCCAAACAGATCGGACTATCCGGGGTACTCTTCGGGGCCACTGTCCTGGCACTGGCGACCTCGCTTCCCGAAATCTCCACCGGCCTGCAAGCGGTCAAACAAGGTGACGATAACCTCGCCATGAGCGACATCTTCGGCGGCAACGCGTTCCTGCCGGTACTGTTCCTGGTCGCCACCCTCATCTCGGGGCGAGCGGTGCTCCCCCACGCGAACGCCAGCGACGTGTACCTGACTGCCCTCGCCGCACTGCTCACCCTGATCTACTGCGTCGGGCTGGTGTTCCGGCCGACCACACGGGTGCTCGGCATGGGAGTCGACTCGGCCACCGTCTTGGTGACCTACCTTCTCGGGGTCGCAGGACTTTTCGCGGTCACAGGAGCCTAG
- a CDS encoding ArdC-like ssDNA-binding domain-containing protein codes for MKDTTNGRTAEQRKAQAEALQASLIEQVQLLADSGQWRRFLDFARSFHTYSLNNMLLILAQNPDATMVAGFRQWQAKGRQVRKGEHAINIFGYSAKKTVGNDDSDSDAVERIAHYYPVLSVFDISQTDPIDGIPLPQNPIHQLTGKGDHGVIRPLTAQLEALGWTVARAPLTHANGHTDPEQHRITLSLDLAPEQAAKTLIHETAHLQLGHVDDLDEYRHHRGRMEVEAESVAYVVAGLAGFDTSAYSVGYITGWANEDVQQIRDTASRVLHAAHAITSLICA; via the coding sequence ATGAAGGACACGACCAACGGGCGGACCGCCGAGCAGCGCAAGGCGCAAGCCGAAGCACTACAAGCATCGCTCATCGAGCAAGTTCAGCTGCTTGCGGACAGCGGGCAATGGCGCCGATTCCTCGACTTCGCCAGATCCTTCCACACCTACAGCCTGAACAACATGCTCCTGATCCTCGCCCAAAACCCGGACGCGACCATGGTCGCCGGGTTCCGGCAATGGCAGGCCAAAGGTCGTCAAGTCCGCAAAGGGGAACATGCGATCAATATATTCGGCTACAGCGCGAAGAAGACCGTCGGAAACGACGACAGCGACTCCGACGCAGTGGAGCGCATCGCGCACTACTACCCCGTGCTGTCCGTGTTCGACATCTCCCAAACCGACCCGATCGACGGCATACCGCTGCCACAAAACCCGATCCACCAACTCACCGGTAAGGGCGATCACGGCGTCATCCGCCCCCTCACCGCACAACTCGAGGCGCTCGGATGGACCGTCGCACGCGCGCCGCTCACCCACGCGAACGGACACACCGACCCCGAGCAACACCGCATTACCCTGAGCCTCGACCTTGCGCCTGAGCAGGCAGCAAAAACCCTCATCCACGAGACCGCCCACCTTCAACTCGGCCACGTGGACGACCTCGATGAGTACCGACACCACCGGGGGCGGATGGAAGTGGAGGCCGAGTCTGTCGCGTACGTCGTCGCCGGCCTGGCCGGTTTCGACACCAGCGCGTACAGCGTCGGTTACATCACCGGATGGGCCAACGAGGACGTTCAGCAAATCCGCGACACCGCATCCCGCGTGCTTCACGCCGCGCACGCCATCACAAGCCTCATCTGCGCTTAG
- a CDS encoding winged helix-turn-helix domain-containing protein, producing the protein MTHWTFLTNHAHVLLCVAEIPDVRVREIAATVGVTERAAQRILTELEEAGYISKTRDGRRNRYAINPGVRMRHPMDQEHHIGELVDLLAKPPADPPARNS; encoded by the coding sequence GTGACGCACTGGACATTCCTCACCAATCACGCGCACGTGCTCTTGTGCGTGGCGGAGATTCCCGATGTTCGTGTGCGGGAGATAGCCGCGACCGTGGGCGTGACCGAACGCGCGGCGCAGCGCATCCTGACCGAGCTGGAAGAAGCCGGCTACATCTCCAAGACACGCGACGGACGACGCAACCGCTACGCCATCAACCCCGGCGTGCGCATGCGGCACCCGATGGACCAAGAGCACCACATCGGCGAACTCGTCGACCTTCTCGCCAAACCGCCGGCCGATCCTCCAGCCCGGAATAGCTAA